A genomic region of Chryseobacterium sp. KACC 21268 contains the following coding sequences:
- a CDS encoding helix-turn-helix transcriptional regulator, translating to MEKSDFQKALGKRIRQLREDRNLSQAELSALCNFEKSNMNRIESGKTSPTTYTLYKISLGLEVKLSSITDVID from the coding sequence GTGGAAAAGTCAGACTTTCAAAAAGCCTTAGGGAAGAGAATAAGACAGTTAAGAGAAGACAGGAATCTTTCTCAGGCTGAACTTTCTGCCCTATGTAATTTTGAGAAATCCAATATGAATAGGATTGAGTCTGGAAAGACAAGTCCTACCACTTACACTCTGTACAAAATCTCTCTTGGTCTTGAAGTAAAATTATCCTCTATCACAGATGTGATTGATTGA
- a CDS encoding DUF3667 domain-containing protein — MQTCGHRFEGKFCNNCGQTADTERIDFHFLRHEIPHSFFHIDAGLLYTSKQLFKRPGHAIREYLEGKRVNHIKPLSFILILAGFYILLCHWFHINLFTLSSDSASKINVETNSFHLDEFMLKNFGWLTLATIPLYTIGTAVCFYNKGYNFTEYLILNTFKAGQRLIVQILFLPFIFLIKHSLSINMVMLVIYLIDIGLNFWTNIQFFKLMKPVNVLLRSTLSHIILVVMLMLVVFALMKLNVLV; from the coding sequence ATGCAAACGTGTGGTCATCGTTTTGAAGGGAAATTCTGCAACAATTGCGGACAAACTGCGGATACCGAAAGAATTGATTTTCACTTTTTGAGACACGAGATCCCACACAGTTTTTTTCATATCGATGCGGGTTTGTTGTACACCAGCAAGCAGCTTTTTAAAAGGCCTGGTCACGCTATCAGGGAATATCTGGAAGGCAAGCGTGTGAATCATATCAAACCGCTGTCATTTATCCTAATATTGGCTGGATTTTACATTCTGCTTTGCCATTGGTTTCATATCAATCTTTTTACCTTATCCAGCGATTCTGCTTCCAAAATTAATGTGGAAACAAATTCTTTTCATCTGGATGAGTTTATGCTGAAGAATTTTGGCTGGCTGACGTTGGCGACGATTCCGCTTTATACCATTGGTACGGCTGTATGCTTTTATAACAAAGGATACAACTTCACGGAATATTTGATTCTGAATACTTTCAAAGCTGGTCAGAGGCTGATTGTCCAGATTTTATTTTTACCATTTATTTTCCTGATAAAACACTCGCTTAGCATTAATATGGTGATGCTGGTTATTTATCTGATCGATATTGGATTAAACTTTTGGACGAATATTCAGTTTTTTAAATTGATGAAGCCTGTGAATGTTTTGTTAAGATCTACTTTAAGTCACATTATTCTGGTTGTTATGCTAATGCTTGTTGTATTTGCCTTGATGAAATTGAATGTATTGGTATAA
- a CDS encoding glycosyltransferase, which produces MKHLVIIGLVIPEPASTAAGHRMMQLIQVFSEADYKITFLTASNNIEFSEKIEIQKIEINNESFDEKIRDLNPDVVLFDRYVTEEQFSWRVSESCPNALKIIDTEDLHFLREARRKAFVEKRNVEKKDLVNDIFVREIASILRCDLSLIISEFEFDLLVNDFKINPNLLFYIPFLTEHNKKSKTSFEERKHFVSIGNFLHEPNWQTVLKLKQIWKSIKKQLPKTELHIYGAYTSQKVLELHNEKDGFLVKGRADSVEEIFNQAKVLLAPIPFGAGLKGKLWESMKFGLPNVTSSIGAEAMHGDLPWNGFVEDFDEVFVDRAVELYQNENLWNKAQENGYRILDFVYKKDLFADYLINKVSELMENLDNDRTENYLGKILQHHQLNSTKYMSRWIEEKNKKTN; this is translated from the coding sequence GTGAAACATCTCGTCATTATAGGTCTCGTGATTCCTGAGCCGGCTTCTACTGCAGCTGGCCATCGGATGATGCAATTGATTCAAGTTTTTTCTGAAGCAGATTACAAAATCACTTTTTTGACCGCTTCAAATAATATCGAGTTTTCAGAAAAGATTGAGATTCAAAAAATTGAAATTAATAATGAGAGTTTTGATGAGAAAATTAGAGATCTGAATCCAGATGTTGTGCTTTTTGACCGCTATGTCACCGAGGAACAATTTAGTTGGCGTGTTTCTGAAAGTTGCCCGAATGCTTTGAAGATCATTGATACGGAAGATCTGCATTTCCTGAGAGAAGCAAGGCGAAAAGCTTTTGTTGAAAAGAGAAATGTTGAGAAGAAAGATTTGGTTAATGATATTTTCGTGCGGGAAATTGCATCGATTTTGCGTTGTGATCTGTCGTTGATTATTTCGGAATTTGAATTTGATTTGTTGGTTAATGATTTTAAAATTAATCCAAATCTGTTGTTTTATATTCCTTTTTTGACTGAACATAATAAGAAAAGTAAAACTTCATTTGAAGAGAGAAAACATTTTGTAAGCATCGGAAACTTCTTGCACGAGCCGAATTGGCAGACGGTTTTGAAATTGAAGCAGATTTGGAAATCCATTAAGAAACAACTTCCAAAGACTGAACTTCATATTTATGGCGCTTACACGAGTCAGAAAGTTTTGGAACTTCATAATGAGAAAGATGGTTTTTTGGTGAAAGGAAGAGCAGATTCTGTGGAGGAGATTTTTAATCAAGCAAAAGTTCTTCTTGCGCCAATTCCTTTCGGCGCTGGATTGAAAGGGAAACTTTGGGAAAGTATGAAGTTTGGTTTACCCAATGTGACAAGTTCAATAGGTGCAGAAGCAATGCACGGCGATTTGCCTTGGAATGGTTTTGTTGAGGATTTTGATGAGGTTTTTGTAGATAGAGCGGTTGAACTTTATCAAAACGAAAATCTTTGGAATAAGGCTCAGGAAAACGGGTATAGAATTTTGGATTTTGTTTATAAGAAAGATTTATTTGCCGATTATTTAATTAATAAAGTTTCAGAATTAATGGAAAATCTGGACAATGACAGAACCGAAAATTATCTCGGAAAAATCCTGCAGCACCATCAATTAAATTCGACAAAATATATGAGCCGTTGGATCGAAGAGAAAAATAAGAAAACTAATTAA
- a CDS encoding GMP reductase, whose protein sequence is MRIENEIKLGFKDVMFRPKRSTLKSRSEVTIEREFTFLHTQKKWSGVPLIAANMDTVGTFEMAEALSKEKIITAIHKHYSVDEWNQFLHGKSDEFYQYIALSTGTGKADEEKIKTILDVNPKIQFLCIDVANGYSEHFVQFVKKARENFPDKIIIAGNVVTGEMVEELILAGADIIKVGIGPGSVCTTRVKTGVGYPQLSAIIECADAAHGLGGQIIGDGGCKVPGDVAKAFGGGSDFVMLGGMFAGHDESGGEIVEENGKTFRLFYGMSSQTAMDKHSGGVAEYRASEGKTVKVEYKGPVSDTVKDILGGVRSTCTYVGASKLKELSKRTTFIRVQEQENQVFGG, encoded by the coding sequence ATGCGAATAGAAAACGAAATCAAGTTGGGGTTCAAAGATGTGATGTTTCGCCCGAAACGTTCCACACTCAAATCCCGCAGCGAAGTTACGATAGAAAGAGAATTCACTTTTCTTCACACACAGAAAAAATGGAGCGGCGTTCCTTTGATCGCTGCCAATATGGACACAGTCGGAACTTTCGAAATGGCAGAAGCCTTATCCAAAGAAAAAATAATCACGGCAATCCACAAACATTATTCCGTTGACGAATGGAATCAATTCCTTCACGGAAAATCTGATGAATTCTATCAATACATCGCACTAAGCACTGGAACAGGAAAAGCGGACGAAGAAAAAATCAAAACAATTCTGGACGTCAATCCGAAGATCCAGTTTCTTTGTATCGATGTTGCGAATGGATATTCTGAGCATTTTGTACAATTTGTAAAGAAAGCCAGAGAAAATTTCCCAGATAAGATTATCATCGCAGGAAACGTCGTGACTGGAGAAATGGTAGAAGAATTGATTTTGGCTGGCGCAGACATCATCAAAGTAGGAATTGGTCCTGGTTCGGTCTGTACCACGCGTGTAAAAACCGGCGTTGGCTATCCACAACTTTCCGCCATCATCGAATGTGCTGATGCGGCACACGGATTGGGCGGACAAATCATCGGCGACGGCGGTTGCAAAGTTCCCGGCGATGTGGCAAAAGCGTTTGGTGGCGGTTCTGATTTTGTGATGCTCGGCGGAATGTTTGCGGGTCACGACGAAAGCGGTGGCGAAATCGTGGAGGAAAATGGAAAAACTTTTAGATTATTCTACGGAATGAGTTCTCAAACTGCGATGGACAAACATTCTGGTGGCGTTGCAGAATACCGAGCCTCCGAAGGAAAAACTGTGAAAGTGGAATACAAAGGTCCGGTTTCTGACACTGTGAAGGATATTCTTGGTGGAGTGCGTTCAACTTGTACTTATGTTGGTGCTTCCAAACTGAAAGAGCTTTCTAAGCGAACGACTTTTATCCGCGTACAAGAGCAAGAGAATCAGGTTTTTGGTGGATAA
- a CDS encoding DUF2625 domain-containing protein, translated as MRKVEELINKTDSGWPHVEEMIKSAKNKVEVLPVNISKAEDALFKTQVTTRSPMGAIVYNTGGILIDDGWIRILCSGNEKLNRTLPDWNKGKSFKEFGEAPSFLLVADDAIGGFFIVNGGSLGEDLGKIYYFSPDNLEYEPLGISYTEFLEFCFNNDLEQFYKGNRWKNWRKEVSELSGNQTFAFYPFLWTEEGKDINKNSRKAIPIEEQYNLNLDFRKQLGLDK; from the coding sequence ATGCGCAAAGTTGAAGAACTAATAAACAAAACAGATTCTGGCTGGCCTCACGTGGAAGAAATGATAAAATCGGCTAAAAATAAAGTTGAAGTCTTACCGGTTAACATATCTAAAGCCGAAGACGCTCTTTTCAAAACACAAGTTACCACACGCTCTCCAATGGGTGCAATAGTTTATAATACTGGCGGAATCTTGATTGATGATGGATGGATAAGAATTCTATGTTCAGGAAATGAGAAGCTCAACAGAACACTTCCAGATTGGAATAAGGGAAAATCATTCAAAGAATTTGGAGAAGCGCCATCTTTTTTGTTGGTTGCTGATGATGCGATTGGTGGTTTTTTCATTGTAAATGGTGGTAGTCTTGGAGAAGATTTAGGCAAAATCTATTACTTTTCGCCTGACAATTTGGAATATGAACCACTTGGAATTTCTTATACAGAGTTTTTGGAATTTTGTTTTAATAATGACTTAGAGCAATTTTACAAAGGAAACAGATGGAAAAATTGGCGAAAGGAAGTTTCTGAATTATCCGGAAATCAGACTTTTGCTTTCTATCCATTTTTGTGGACCGAGGAAGGAAAAGACATCAATAAAAATTCAAGAAAAGCAATTCCAATCGAGGAGCAATATAATTTAAATCTGGATTTTAGAAAACAGCTAGGTCTTGATAAATAA
- the fabG gene encoding 3-oxoacyl-[acyl-carrier-protein] reductase, which yields MGLLEGKVAIITGATRGIGRGIAEVFAKEGAKIAFTYAGSVEKAKELEAELSKTTQIKGYQSDASDYDAAQKLVDDVLAEFGAIDILVNNAGITRDNLLMRMSKDDWDTIIKVNLDSVFNLTKAVIKPMMKAKSGSIINMTSVVGVKGNAGQANYAASKAGVIGFTKSIALELGSRNIRCNAIAPGFIETEMTAALDEKTVQNWRDGIPLKRGGQPEDVANACVFFGSNMSSYISGQVLNVDGGMLT from the coding sequence ATGGGACTATTAGAAGGAAAAGTTGCAATCATCACAGGTGCAACCCGAGGAATCGGACGAGGAATTGCGGAAGTTTTTGCCAAAGAAGGAGCAAAGATTGCGTTCACTTACGCCGGTTCTGTTGAGAAAGCCAAAGAATTGGAAGCAGAACTCAGCAAAACCACTCAAATCAAAGGTTATCAGTCAGATGCGTCAGATTACGATGCCGCTCAGAAATTGGTAGACGATGTTTTGGCAGAGTTCGGAGCGATTGATATCTTGGTAAACAACGCCGGAATCACACGTGACAATCTGTTGATGAGAATGTCAAAAGATGATTGGGACACCATTATCAAAGTGAATTTGGACTCCGTTTTCAACCTGACGAAAGCTGTTATCAAACCAATGATGAAAGCAAAATCCGGTTCCATCATCAATATGACTTCCGTGGTAGGCGTAAAAGGAAATGCAGGACAGGCAAACTACGCCGCGTCAAAAGCTGGTGTTATCGGTTTCACAAAATCCATCGCGTTGGAGTTAGGTTCCAGAAACATCCGTTGCAACGCCATCGCGCCAGGTTTCATCGAAACGGAAATGACCGCTGCACTGGACGAAAAAACCGTTCAAAACTGGAGAGATGGGATTCCGTTGAAACGTGGCGGACAGCCCGAGGACGTTGCCAATGCCTGCGTTTTCTTCGGTAGCAATATGTCATCTTACATTTCTGGACAGGTTCTAAATGTGGACGGTGGAATGTTGACTTAA
- the rsmI gene encoding 16S rRNA (cytidine(1402)-2'-O)-methyltransferase: protein MSGILYFVPTPIGNLEDMTFRAVKVLKEVDYILCEDTRTSGFLLKHYEISKPLKSYHLHNEHNMTEKVINDLENGQTIAIITDAGTPGISDPGYLLAKACADKDLEMICLPGATAFVPALVVSGLPNHDFYFAGFLPQKKGRQTKLKQLAEEKKTIILYESPHKINTTLEQIKEFFGDETKVSLSREISKKFEETKRGNIDELIAFSKSKTLKGEIVLIVNNSI from the coding sequence ATGAGTGGAATTTTATATTTCGTACCAACGCCAATTGGGAATCTGGAAGATATGACCTTCCGTGCGGTAAAAGTGCTGAAAGAAGTAGATTATATTTTGTGCGAGGACACCAGAACTTCGGGATTTCTCCTGAAGCATTACGAGATTTCAAAACCGTTGAAGTCCTATCATTTGCACAATGAGCATAATATGACGGAGAAAGTCATTAATGATTTGGAAAACGGACAAACGATTGCGATTATCACCGATGCTGGAACGCCAGGAATCTCTGACCCAGGTTATCTTTTGGCGAAAGCTTGTGCAGATAAAGATTTGGAAATGATATGTTTACCAGGCGCAACAGCGTTTGTTCCGGCGCTTGTAGTTTCCGGATTGCCGAATCACGATTTCTATTTCGCAGGATTTCTTCCACAAAAAAAAGGACGACAAACCAAACTGAAACAACTGGCAGAAGAAAAGAAAACCATCATTCTCTACGAAAGTCCGCATAAAATCAACACAACCTTGGAGCAAATCAAAGAATTCTTCGGCGATGAGACCAAAGTCAGCTTGAGCAGGGAAATTTCCAAAAAATTTGAGGAGACGAAACGTGGGAATATTGATGAATTGATTGCATTCTCAAAAAGCAAAACTTTGAAAGGTGAGATTGTTTTGATTGTGAATAATTCTATCTAA
- a CDS encoding thymidine kinase has protein sequence MFLENTINHSKQSGWMEVICGSMFSGKTEELIRRLRRAEMAGQNVEIFKPKIDTRYSDEDVVSHNQNKIRSTAVENPSEILLLGSNCHVVAIDEAQFFDESIVDVANQLANNGIRVVIAGLDMDFLGRPFGPMPNLMATAEYVTKVHAICRRTGNLANYSMRTSAGQDLVELGETEAYDAVSRRVFVEEVIEKNK, from the coding sequence ATGTTTTTAGAAAATACAATCAATCATTCCAAACAAAGTGGTTGGATGGAGGTTATTTGTGGCTCGATGTTTTCCGGCAAAACGGAGGAATTGATTCGAAGGCTTCGCCGTGCAGAAATGGCTGGTCAAAATGTGGAAATTTTCAAACCGAAAATCGACACGAGATATTCGGACGAAGATGTGGTTTCCCACAACCAAAATAAAATCAGAAGTACAGCCGTAGAAAATCCTTCCGAAATACTTTTGCTAGGTTCCAATTGTCACGTTGTGGCGATTGACGAAGCCCAATTTTTTGATGAAAGCATTGTTGACGTCGCTAATCAATTGGCAAACAACGGCATAAGAGTCGTGATTGCCGGTTTGGATATGGATTTTCTTGGACGACCGTTCGGCCCAATGCCAAATCTAATGGCAACCGCAGAATATGTGACGAAAGTTCACGCAATTTGCCGACGAACAGGGAATTTAGCCAATTATTCTATGCGAACTTCCGCAGGACAAGACCTTGTGGAATTAGGCGAAACTGAAGCGTATGATGCAGTCAGCAGACGTGTTTTTGTAGAAGAAGTTATCGAAAAAAATAAATAG
- a CDS encoding bifunctional UDP-N-acetylmuramoyl-tripeptide:D-alanyl-D-alanine ligase/alanine racemase yields MNYTIKEIADITNSEVIGNGEIKIKNIAFDSRTIYSTKHTAFLAINTKKNSGQKYIDSVIEKGIETIITENQIDNPSINQIITKNSVEFLQTLAKYHFEHSNINSIGITGSNGKTILKEWLYQCLANEFVTVKSPKSFNSQIGLPLSLLQIDKKHELGIFEVGISKPEEMQNQENIFHPKIGLLTHIGSAHSANFSSEEELINEKLKLFKNSEIIFYNADNLLAVKIINELYSSKKLISYGLEISNDIHIISDVNDRTQDIQIKYFDEIITLPIFQRDEATLTNVLALIGILKELKISNSDIKEKIDALKAIEMRLESIEGIRNNLIINDSYNLDLDSLKIAFQFIGEYNKPKKSLILTDILDSSENSQELYAEVSELVNEQKFDKVFLIGEEISAFYELFSAETYTFNNTNQFIDSKVINEIENQVILLKGARKFEIEKIKEILELRKHDTVLEINLNAILHNINFHKSLLRPETKMMAMVKANAYGLGSYEISEFLQLHHIDYLGVAFADEGVELRKKGITTPIIVMNPEQHSYDAVIEYNLEPEIYSLRVLELFNEQLIKSGNQQKYPIHIKLETGMHRLGFKDFELDELNEKLNTMNVKVQSIFSHLSSSDVPEEKEFTLNQIRTFEKNSSYLINRLGYKTLRHILNSAGISNYSDYQYDMVRIGIGMIGESSNKKIKKQLQDSVSFKTVVSQISEVKSGESVGYSRKFKTEHDTKIATIPVGYADGIPRMVGNKVGNVGINKKLCPIVGNVCMDMMMINVDNANVKEGDSVVIFNSHPTLEEFSKYCNTITYEVLTSISPRVKRIYIKN; encoded by the coding sequence ATGAATTACACCATCAAAGAAATTGCAGACATTACCAATTCCGAAGTCATCGGAAACGGCGAAATCAAAATCAAAAATATTGCTTTTGACAGTAGGACGATTTATTCTACGAAGCACACTGCGTTTCTTGCTATCAATACCAAAAAAAATTCAGGTCAAAAATATATTGATTCTGTCATCGAGAAAGGGATTGAGACGATTATCACTGAAAATCAAATTGATAATCCTTCTATCAATCAAATTATTACAAAAAATTCGGTTGAGTTTTTACAGACTTTGGCCAAATATCATTTTGAACATTCTAATATCAATTCGATTGGAATTACCGGAAGCAACGGTAAAACGATTTTGAAAGAATGGCTTTATCAATGTTTAGCAAATGAATTTGTGACGGTGAAAAGTCCGAAGAGTTTTAATTCTCAAATCGGTTTGCCGTTATCATTACTTCAAATCGATAAAAAGCACGAGTTGGGAATCTTCGAAGTTGGGATTTCCAAGCCGGAGGAAATGCAAAATCAGGAGAATATTTTTCATCCTAAGATTGGTCTGCTGACTCATATTGGCTCTGCACATTCGGCAAATTTCAGTTCTGAAGAAGAATTGATTAATGAGAAATTAAAGCTGTTTAAAAACTCAGAAATTATATTTTATAATGCTGATAATCTATTGGCAGTCAAAATTATAAATGAATTATATTCAAGTAAAAAATTAATATCATACGGATTAGAAATTAGCAATGACATTCATATTATTTCTGATGTGAATGACAGAACTCAGGATATTCAAATCAAATATTTTGATGAAATCATCACGCTTCCAATTTTCCAAAGAGACGAAGCAACTTTAACAAATGTTCTCGCTTTAATTGGAATTTTGAAAGAACTAAAAATTTCAAATTCTGACATTAAAGAAAAAATCGATGCTTTGAAAGCAATTGAAATGCGTCTGGAAAGTATTGAAGGCATTAGAAATAATTTGATAATCAATGATTCTTATAATCTGGATTTGGATTCTTTGAAGATTGCCTTTCAGTTTATCGGTGAATATAACAAGCCAAAGAAATCCCTGATTCTGACGGATATTTTGGATTCCAGCGAGAATTCACAAGAACTTTATGCTGAAGTTTCGGAGCTTGTGAATGAGCAGAAATTTGATAAAGTCTTTCTGATAGGAGAAGAAATCAGTGCTTTCTACGAATTATTTTCTGCTGAAACCTACACTTTTAATAATACCAATCAATTCATTGATAGCAAAGTTATTAATGAAATTGAAAATCAAGTTATTCTTCTTAAAGGTGCCAGGAAATTTGAGATTGAAAAAATCAAAGAAATTCTTGAATTGAGGAAGCACGATACAGTATTAGAAATCAACTTAAATGCGATTCTTCATAATATCAATTTTCATAAATCATTACTAAGACCGGAAACCAAAATGATGGCAATGGTAAAAGCAAATGCTTATGGATTAGGAAGTTATGAAATTTCAGAATTTTTACAATTGCATCACATTGATTATCTTGGTGTTGCTTTTGCAGACGAGGGTGTTGAACTTAGAAAAAAAGGAATCACAACGCCAATCATCGTGATGAATCCCGAGCAACACAGTTATGATGCGGTGATTGAATATAATTTGGAACCAGAAATTTACAGTCTGAGAGTTTTAGAATTATTCAATGAGCAATTAATCAAATCTGGAAATCAGCAAAAATATCCGATTCACATTAAGCTCGAGACCGGAATGCATCGGCTTGGTTTTAAGGACTTTGAATTGGATGAATTAAATGAAAAATTAAATACAATGAATGTCAAAGTTCAGAGTATTTTCAGCCACTTATCTTCGTCCGATGTTCCAGAAGAGAAAGAATTTACATTAAACCAGATTAGAACTTTCGAGAAGAATTCAAGTTATCTCATCAATCGGCTTGGTTATAAAACTTTAAGACACATTTTAAATTCAGCTGGAATCTCAAATTATTCTGATTATCAATACGATATGGTTAGAATCGGAATCGGAATGATTGGCGAATCTTCTAACAAAAAGATTAAAAAACAACTTCAGGATTCTGTTAGTTTCAAAACTGTTGTTTCTCAAATTTCTGAGGTAAAATCTGGCGAATCAGTTGGTTACAGCAGAAAATTCAAAACGGAACACGATACAAAAATTGCAACAATTCCCGTTGGTTATGCAGATGGAATCCCGAGAATGGTCGGAAATAAAGTCGGAAATGTTGGCATTAATAAAAAACTTTGCCCAATCGTCGGCAACGTTTGTATGGATATGATGATGATAAATGTGGATAATGCGAACGTTAAAGAAGGCGATTCTGTGGTGATTTTCAATTCGCATCCAACTTTGGAAGAATTTTCAAAATATTGTAATACAATTACTTACGAAGTTCTAACTTCTATTTCTCCGCGAGTAAAAAGAATATATATAAAAAATTAA
- a CDS encoding patatin-like phospholipase family protein, translated as MIKKLFYLVIFLAYLTINSQVKENLVIPKNPRIGLSLSGGGAKGFTHVGVLKVLDSLGVKIDYISGTSMGAIVGGLYASGYTGKDIEKIVMDTDFYSLITDPKTRQETSFFNKSVDKYLLTIPLRNGKVSFPSSISTGQRNIYLLKELMKNVSNIDDFSKLPIPFMCVATNIESGEMKVFEKGDLVSSILASSAFPSLLEPVKIGDSIYVDGAMSVNYPSKPLKDKGIDIVIGVDLNQPLTKRDNLNSVISILNQVIDFGIQKETKNQYKYTDINIKPNLTGITATSYDSKRQILDSGYVEALKYTDILKELPKRNFERVRSSINPIFSNVYKIDSLVVDNAKIYRSNYIRGKMGLKIPSMQTYGSINKMLDKLYATNNYKFINYDIVQENNSNYLKLNVTEDETRHFLKIGLHYDEIFKTGLLLNYSAKRLLFRNSNLSLDIVVGDKPRYYFNYFIDNGYIPGFGIYSSAMSFDLKNSDNNTIESWDWFRNEVFIQSVWKDKFAMGGGLSYDYFESDKNGADKKDAKFMNPYVFLKSDTQNDKDFPTKGFYFNAEGKIIDLFSDEIDKKPLLVKADIKMNFYISKLFTYRLNLYGGITIGENLPSFYQYRIGGIFEQNIVNFKRFAGFQFGLLNDNNIFLASNDFQLRFGKNYFLVGNFSFANLFDSIKFEDAVKLNYSSIGLTAGYKSPFGQVKLNLSKSLNNHKAIFSVILGHWF; from the coding sequence ATGATTAAGAAACTCTTTTATCTGGTAATTTTCTTGGCTTATCTGACGATAAATTCTCAGGTAAAGGAAAATCTTGTCATCCCAAAAAATCCGAGAATCGGACTTTCGCTGTCCGGCGGTGGAGCCAAAGGTTTTACGCACGTTGGTGTGTTGAAAGTTTTGGATTCTCTTGGTGTCAAAATCGATTATATCTCCGGAACCAGTATGGGCGCGATTGTAGGTGGTTTGTACGCTTCTGGCTACACGGGAAAAGACATTGAGAAAATAGTGATGGATACGGATTTCTATTCATTGATTACCGACCCAAAAACGCGTCAGGAAACGTCATTTTTTAATAAAAGTGTGGACAAATATCTGTTGACAATTCCGCTCAGAAATGGTAAAGTTTCCTTTCCATCGTCCATTAGTACAGGTCAAAGGAACATTTATCTTCTCAAAGAATTGATGAAAAACGTCTCGAACATTGATGATTTTTCCAAATTGCCTATTCCTTTTATGTGTGTGGCTACGAACATCGAAAGTGGCGAGATGAAGGTTTTTGAAAAAGGAGATTTGGTGTCTTCCATATTGGCTAGTTCGGCATTTCCTTCTCTTTTGGAGCCTGTGAAAATAGGTGATAGCATTTATGTTGATGGTGCGATGAGCGTCAATTATCCATCAAAACCCTTGAAAGATAAAGGGATTGATATTGTAATTGGTGTGGATTTAAATCAACCTTTAACAAAGCGTGACAATCTGAATAGCGTTATTTCAATCCTTAACCAAGTCATTGATTTTGGTATTCAAAAAGAAACCAAAAATCAATATAAATATACAGATATTAATATCAAACCAAATCTTACGGGAATCACGGCGACCAGCTACGACAGTAAACGCCAAATCCTGGACAGTGGTTACGTGGAAGCCTTAAAATACACAGATATCCTGAAAGAATTACCAAAAAGAAATTTCGAAAGGGTCAGGTCTTCCATCAACCCCATCTTCTCAAATGTCTACAAAATTGACAGCCTTGTAGTAGATAATGCCAAAATCTACAGGTCAAACTACATTCGTGGAAAAATGGGGCTTAAAATCCCTTCTATGCAGACTTATGGAAGCATCAACAAGATGCTGGATAAGCTCTATGCGACCAATAATTACAAGTTCATTAACTACGACATCGTGCAGGAGAACAACAGCAATTATCTCAAGCTGAACGTCACCGAAGATGAAACCCGACATTTCCTGAAAATCGGTTTGCATTACGATGAGATTTTCAAAACCGGATTACTTCTTAATTATTCAGCAAAACGACTGCTATTTAGAAATTCGAATCTTTCTTTGGATATTGTCGTGGGAGATAAACCTCGGTATTATTTCAACTATTTTATCGATAATGGCTACATTCCTGGATTCGGGATTTACTCCTCAGCAATGAGTTTTGATTTGAAAAATTCAGATAACAACACGATAGAAAGTTGGGACTGGTTCAGAAACGAAGTTTTTATCCAATCCGTTTGGAAAGATAAATTTGCAATGGGAGGTGGACTCAGCTACGATTATTTCGAAAGCGATAAAAATGGCGCAGATAAAAAAGACGCCAAATTTATGAATCCGTATGTCTTCCTGAAAAGTGATACGCAGAATGACAAAGATTTCCCTACGAAAGGATTTTATTTCAATGCTGAAGGGAAAATCATTGACTTGTTTAGCGACGAAATAGATAAGAAACCATTGCTCGTTAAAGCAGACATCAAAATGAATTTCTACATTTCTAAGCTTTTCACGTATCGCCTGAATTTATACGGAGGTATCACAATTGGGGAAAATCTTCCTTCATTTTATCAATACAGAATTGGAGGAATTTTTGAACAGAACATCGTCAATTTTAAAAGATTTGCAGGTTTTCAATTTGGACTGCTCAATGACAACAATATTTTTCTAGCGTCCAATGATTTTCAATTGCGCTTTGGCAAGAATTATTTTCTGGTTGGAAATTTCAGTTTTGCAAACCTTTTCGACTCCATCAAATTCGAAGATGCAGTCAAACTTAATTACAGTTCCATCGGTTTGACGGCGGGCTACAAATCGCCTTTCGGTCAAGTAAAATTGAATCTGAGCAAATCACTCAACAACCACAAAGCTATTTTCAGTGTGATTTTAGGACACTGGTTTTAA